From one Thermopolyspora flexuosa genomic stretch:
- a CDS encoding HAD family hydrolase yields MGFDLDLTLADTRRGIAATYDWLSERLGVFIDSAVAVSRLGPPLETELANWLPPEEVPAAADLFRGKYAEIAVPATTPMEGAAEAVDAVRRAGGGVIVVTGKHPDLARRTLRHIGIDVDAVAGMVFGAAKGSAIAEFGAQAYVGDHIADIEAARAAGVVSVAVATGPYTADELRDHGADVVLPDLAAFAAWYDEWRVREIGTVSTVT; encoded by the coding sequence GTGGGATTCGACCTTGACCTGACGCTGGCGGACACGCGCAGGGGCATCGCGGCGACCTACGACTGGCTGTCCGAGCGGCTCGGCGTGTTCATCGACAGCGCGGTCGCGGTGAGCAGGCTCGGTCCGCCGCTCGAGACCGAGCTGGCGAACTGGCTGCCGCCGGAGGAGGTCCCCGCGGCGGCGGACCTGTTCCGCGGCAAGTACGCCGAGATCGCCGTGCCCGCCACCACCCCGATGGAGGGCGCCGCCGAGGCCGTCGACGCGGTACGGCGAGCCGGCGGCGGGGTCATCGTCGTCACCGGGAAGCACCCCGACCTTGCCCGCCGTACCCTGCGCCACATCGGCATCGACGTGGACGCGGTGGCCGGGATGGTGTTCGGCGCGGCGAAGGGCTCGGCGATCGCCGAATTCGGCGCGCAGGCCTACGTCGGAGACCACATCGCCGACATCGAGGCGGCGCGGGCGGCCGGCGTGGTGAGCGTCGCGGTGGCCACCGGACCCTACACCGCCGACGAGCTTCGTGATCACGGGGCGGACGTCGTGTTGCCGGACTTGGCGGCGTTCGCCGCGTGGTACGACGAGTGGCGGGTTCGCGAAATAGGAACGGTTTCGACGGTCACCTGA
- a CDS encoding cold-shock protein — protein sequence MPTGKVKWYDPEKGFGFLTRDDGGEVFVHSSALPKGVETLKPGQRVDFGVAEGRRGQQALSVRIVEVPSVRKAKARRKKPDEMVVIVEDLIKLLDEISTYYRKGKHPDAQHSRKIAAVLRAVADDIEG from the coding sequence GTGCCGACTGGCAAGGTCAAGTGGTACGACCCCGAAAAGGGTTTCGGTTTCCTCACCCGCGACGACGGCGGTGAGGTGTTCGTGCATTCCTCCGCACTCCCCAAGGGCGTCGAGACGCTCAAGCCCGGGCAGCGAGTGGATTTCGGCGTGGCGGAGGGCCGACGCGGACAGCAGGCGCTTTCGGTCCGAATCGTGGAGGTACCGTCCGTCCGCAAGGCCAAGGCCAGGCGGAAGAAGCCCGACGAGATGGTGGTGATCGTCGAGGACCTGATCAAGCTGCTCGACGAGATCTCCACCTATTACCGCAAGGGCAAGCACCCCGACGCGCAGCACTCCAGGAAGATCGCCGCGGTGCTGCGCGCGGTCGCCGACGACATCGAAGGCTGA